A region of Rhodanobacteraceae bacterium DNA encodes the following proteins:
- a CDS encoding DUF4399 domain-containing protein, with translation MRRFLIGTILAALAAAAIAAPALPTHKAPADARVYIISPADGASVGREVTVRFGLAGMGVAPAGVDKEHTGHHHLLIDVVALPAAGQPIPNDEHHKHFGGGQTETVLHLAPGTHTLQLELADANHVPFDPPTVSKRITIHVK, from the coding sequence ATGCGCAGATTCCTGATCGGGACCATCCTTGCCGCACTGGCCGCGGCGGCCATCGCCGCGCCGGCGTTGCCGACGCACAAGGCGCCTGCGGATGCGCGGGTGTACATCATCAGTCCCGCCGACGGCGCCTCGGTCGGCCGCGAGGTCACGGTGCGGTTCGGGCTTGCCGGCATGGGTGTGGCGCCGGCCGGTGTCGACAAGGAACACACCGGGCACCACCATTTGCTGATCGATGTCGTGGCGTTGCCGGCGGCCGGCCAGCCGATCCCGAACGATGAACACCACAAGCATTTCGGCGGCGGCCAGACCGAGACGGTGCTGCACCTCGCGCCCGGCACCCACACCCTGCAACTGGAGCTGGCCGACGCGAACCACGTGCCGTTCGACCCGCCAACCGTCTCGAAGCGGATCACCATCCACGTGAAATGA